In Bacillota bacterium, the genomic stretch AAACTATAACCTTCGGCCTTTTTTTAAGGTCTGAACGTGTAATTGCTTCAAGAACTCCAAAACCGTCAATCCGCGGCATACATAAATCAAGAACTAGAACATCGGGTTCATGCTTTTTTACGGCTTCTATCGTCTCTTCACCGCTAGAAGTCATTGCGGGGACTTGAAAGCCATAGCTTTCCAGCACTCCTTTAGTGGCAATTCGCCAATCATAATTATCGTCTGCTATTAATACCGAGATATTTTTCACACATTTTCATCCCTTTCCAAAGTTCATGCCCAAAGAATACCATATTTTTACAGATAATGCAAGGCTGTTTTTTTAATTATACATCAAATATTGAAAAAAAGTATATAAAAATGTGAAAAAGTCCCAGTATTTATTTACATAAACCTTATTTTTTTGTTTTTTTCATCTCATCTAACATATTTTCAATAAAAATCCCGAATCCGCGTGTAGGATCATTTACTAGTACATGAGTAACAGCTCCAATAATTTTACCGTTTTGAATAATAGGGCTTCCGCTCATACCCTGTACTATGCCTCCAGTTTTATCAATAAGCTCCGGATCTGTAACTTTAATAAGCATATTTTTCGATGAGTAACCTGCTCCACGCATAATTCTAACAATTTCAATGTTATATTGTTTAACACCGTCACCAACATCAGACAAAATATAAGCGGATCCTTCCTTAACTTCTGACTGTCCCGCAACTTGAATAGCTTTTTGATTTTTAATCGAGTCAGAGTCATTTAAAACACCATAAACTCCGGTTTCACTATTCCCAAGCAGATCACCATAAGTTTTACTTTCATCAAAAGTTCCAACCAGCTCCCCCGGTGCGCCCTTCTGTCCTTTTATAACGCCACTTATATCTGCATTTACGACACTTCCGCTCATCATTGGCATAATATCACCTGTGTCGACATCGCAGATTCCATGACCTAGGCCTGCAAAGATTCCTGTTTTAGGCTCAAAAAAAGTCAACGTTCCTATTCCTGCAGTGCTATCGCGAACCCATAATCCAACTTTAAACTTGCCGTCAGTTACGGATTTGACCGGCTGTATTTCAGTTTTATAGGCTACTCCCTTTCTGGTAAGCCCTATAGCTATCGCTTTACCGTCGCTTGCTTCAAAAATATCGGTAAGCTCCTCGATAGTGTTGACCTTATTGCCATTGACTGTTAGGATAATATCTTTTGTTTTAATCCCAGCAAGAACTGCCGGATTTTTAGTCCCCTCTGCTGTTGCTATATCACTGACTCCTACGACCATAACGCCTTCTGTGA encodes the following:
- the spoIVB gene encoding SpoIVB peptidase, whose protein sequence is MSIVYKYRKSVFLLIVLVCIPILSINLVSASIPNSFSVIEGQSHLGTGLPVQLIAKDNSVFENKGETTFEAKLFGIFPLKNVSINILPKMTLVPGGQTFGVKLFTEGVMVVGVSDIATAEGTKNPAVLAGIKTKDIILTVNGNKVNTIEELTDIFEASDGKAIAIGLTRKGVAYKTEIQPVKSVTDGKFKVGLWVRDSTAGIGTLTFFEPKTGIFAGLGHGICDVDTGDIMPMMSGSVVNADISGVIKGQKGAPGELVGTFDESKTYGDLLGNSETGVYGVLNDSDSIKNQKAIQVAGQSEVKEGSAYILSDVGDGVKQYNIEIVRIMRGAGYSSKNMLIKVTDPELIDKTGGIVQGMSGSPIIQNGKIIGAVTHVLVNDPTRGFGIFIENMLDEMKKTKK